Sequence from the Gemmatimonas sp. genome:
TATCTCGGCCGCATGGCAATCGGGCGCATCGAGCGCGGCATGGTGCACATGGGGGACAGCATCACCCTCGTCACCCCCGACAACAGCGCCGCGCCCGTGCGCGGCCGTGTCACGAAGCTGTACGGCTACGAAGGGCTCGAGCGCGTGGAAATCCAGGAGGCGTCGGCAGGGGAAATCGTGCTGCTCGCCGGCTTCGAAAACGTGGACATCGGCACCACGCTCACCGATCCCAACACGCCGGAGGCGCTGGAAGGGATCAGCGTGGAGGAACCCACGATCAGTGTCGACTTCGTGGTGAACAATTCCCCCTTCGCCGGCAAGGATGGGAAGTTCGTTACCTCGCGGCAGATCCGTGAGCGGCTCTACAAGGAGCTCGAGCGCAACGTGGCGCTGCGGGTGGAAGACAGCGACACCACCGACGCCTGGAGTGTGTCGGGGCGTGGGGAGCTGCACCTGTCCATCCTCATGGAGACGATGCGGCGCGAAGGGTTCGAGTTCCAGGTGTCGCGCCCGCGCGTGATCACCCGCATCGACGACAACGGCCAGAAGCTCGAGCCCTTCGAGGAGCTCGCCATCGACGTGCCCGAGGACTATCTCGGCGTGGTCATCGAGAAGCTGGGCCCCCGAAAGGCCGAGATGATCGAAATGAAGAACCCGGGGCAGGGGCTGGTGCGCCTGCTGTACCGCGTGCCGGCGCGCGGGCTCTTCGGCTACCGCTCGGAGTTCCTGACCGATACGCGCGGGACGGGCATCATGCACCACCGGTTCCTGGAGTACGGGCCGTGGGCGGGGCCGCTGTCGGGGCGCTCGCGCGGCGTGCTGGTGTCCATGGAAAACGGCACCATCATCGCCTTTGCGCTCTTCTCGCTGCAGGAGCGTTCGACGCTCTTCGTCACCCCGGGCGATGCCGTGTATGAGGGCATGCTCATTGGCGAGAACTCGCGTCCGGGAGACATGGACGTGAACCCCTGCAAGGAAAAGAAGCTCACGAACATGCGCTCCAAGGGCGCGGACGAGGCCATCGTGCTGGAGCCGCCCCGCCAGATCACCCTCGAAAGCGCCCTCGAGTACATCGAGGATGACGAGCTGATCGAAGTCACCCCGCAGAGCATCCGCCTGCGCAAGCGCATGCTGGCCGCCAGCGACCGCAAGCGCGTCACGCGCGAAGTCAAGCGCGAGCGGGACCGCGCCTCGGCGTAACCCCCCGCCTCCGCTGCCGCAGTCACCATCCGGGCCCAGCCGATCACGGTGGGCCCGGGTTCGCGTCCGGGTGCGTTTTTCGGGGTGTCGGTGCGTTGTGTCGGCTTGCGCCCTGCGCGTCGCCTGCCGATACTCCCGCACAGCAGGCACACGCGTGCCCTTTCTTTCACACTCGCAGGAGAATCGTCCCATGTTGGAGCTGTTCGGGTCGTCGTCGATGGACGCGCTCGAAGAGAAGGTGCAGTCGTCGGTCTTCATGCTCGCCGCCGACGACGAGGAGTTCGATGACGAGGGCTTCGACGAGGATGATCTCGACGAGGACGAGGACGAGGACGACGTCGATTTCGACGATGACGACGATCTCGACGACGAGGACGACGACGATCTCGACGACGACGACGACGACGAGGACGACGACTACGACTTCGACGAGGACCTCGGCTACGGCGACGAGGACGACCCCGACGCGTGAGCGTGCGTCGCGTATCCCTCGTGGGATACCGGCGGAGGGAAGACGGGCGACCTCAGGGTCGCCCGTTGTGCGTTTCCCGGAGGCGTCGTCCTGGCTGAGCTCCGGCCACGGGGAGAGCAAGGAAAAGCGGGCTGCTCCCTTTACTCGAGCCCCCACCGGGGATACATTATGCGGCTCTGGTGGATTGGCACCCCGGTTCGGGTGTCTGGCACCGGGCCTGTAGCTCAGGTGGTTAGAGCGCACGCCTGATAAGCGTGAGGTCAGAGGTTCAACTCCTCTCAGGCCCACTGATCGGTTCGTCGCATTTCGCACAGGTACGCAAGGGCCCCGGACATTCCGGGGCCCTTTGCCTTAGGCTCACTGCATGCGCTCGTCCCTCCGTCCCCTCACCGCGGCCGTCCTGCTGGGCGCCGCCGGGTCGGCCGCCGCCCAGCCGCTGTCGGCAGGCGACTGCACCGCCGAGACCCACGCCCGCCTGCTCCAGCCGGTACAGGGCCACCCCGCCGCGGCACGTGCCGTCTGGCTCGACGCCCGTACGCTGCGCTGGCCGCAGGCGCCGCTCGATAGCGGCCGGTTCGTGCTGTATGCCAGCCGGGGGGCCTCGCTGACGGTGCGCCCGGGCGAACGAGTGGTGGGCGCCACCGACACGGTGCTGCTGGTGGTGCGTACCGGCTCCCTTGCCGCGCCGTTGGCGCAGGCCACCCGTCACGTGCTCCCCGGCGCCACCCTCTCACTGGCACGCGGCAGGCCAGTGTCACGCACGCTGCTGGCGGCGCCGCTGGTGCTCGTGCGTGAAGATGGGGAGGGACGGGTGCTGGCGGCCACACACACGCAGACCGCACGGGCAATTGACGCGCTATATGCCACCGCCGCCGAATCCGTGACGCTGGGGGCCCGGCCCACGACCGGGCAGCGCACCCGCTTTGCCCTCTGGGCACCAACCGCCCGGGAGGTGGCGGTGTGTCTCCACGAGGGAACGGGGGGCGCGCGCCTTGTACCGTTGCACCCCGATACCGTCAGCGGCGTGTGGGAGGCCACGGTCCCCGACGCGCCGCAGGGCACCGCGTATCGCTATGTCGTCGATGTGCATGTCCCCGGGACCGGGATCGTGCGCAATCGGGTCACGGACCCCTGGTCGCTTGCCCTCACGGCCAACTCCGCGCAGTCGGTGGTGGTAGACCTCGACGATCCGACGCTGGCGCCCCCGGGGTGGAACCGGCGCCGGCCGCCAGCGCTGGCCCATGCGGTGGATCAGGTCATCTACGAGCTGCACGTGCGCGACTTCTCCGTGCAGGATGAGCGCGTACCCGTGGCCCATCGCGGTCGGTATCTGGCGTTCACGGACACCGCGAGTCACGGCATGCGTCACCTGCAGGCACTCGCGCGCGCCGGTGTCACCGACGTGCATCTGCTGCCGGTGTTCGACCTCGCCAGCATTCCCGAGATCGGCTGCCACACGCCGGACGTGCGCGGCACACCCGCGGGAGAAGAGCAGCAGGCCACCGTCATGGCCACGGCCGGGAGCGACTGCTTCAACTGGGGCTACGACCCCTTGCACTACACGGTGCCCGAAGGCAGCTACGCCAGCGATGCCGGTGCCTATCAGGCCCGCATCCGCGAGTTCCGCCAGATGGTGCTGGCGCTCAACGCCGCCGGGGTGCGGGTGGGCATGGACGTGGTCTACAACCACACCACGGCAGCCGGTCAGTCGCCGCAATCGGTGCTCGACCGCATCGTGCCAGGCTACTTCCATCGGCTGGATGCCGACGGACGCGTGGCAACGTCCACCTGCTGCGCCAACACGGCCACCGAGCATCGCCTGATGGCGAAGCTCATGATCGAGTCGGCGGTGACGTGGGTGCGGCACTATGGCGTCAGCTCGTTTCGTTTCGATCTCATGGGGCACCAGCCGCGTGCTGCCATGGAGCGTCTCCAGCGCGCGGTGAACGCGGCCGCCGGCACCACCGTGCCGCTCATCGGCGAAGGGTGGAACTTCGGCGAAGTCGCCGATGGCCGGCGCTTCGTGCAGGCGTCGCAGCGTGCGCTGGGGGGCAGTGGCATCGCCACCTTCTCCGATCGCGCGCGCGATGCCATTCGCGGCGGCAGCGCCCTCGATGATGGCGTGGCGCAGCTACGCCACCAAGGCTGGGTGAACGGCCTGGGCTATGCCCCCAACACGGAGCGGCAGCAGCTCGACACGCCGGCCGCCGATCGCGCGGCGCTGCTCGAGGCTGCCGATCTCGTGCGACTGGGGCTCGCCGGCACATTGCGCGACTACCGCTTCGTTACCGCCAGCGGCGCGGTGCAGTCGGGGGCGTCGCTGCGCTACGGCGATCAACCCGCAGGGTATGTGCACACACCGGCCGAAGTCGTGAACTACGTGGAGAATCACGACAACACCACCCTGTTCGACGCGAACGTGCTGAAGCTGCCGCGCGGCACGACCATGGACGACCGGGCACGGGTGCAGCTGCTGGCGTCGGCACTGGTCCTCTTCAGTCAGGGCATCGCGTACGTACATGCGGGGCAGGAGCTGCTCCGCAGCAAGAGTCTCGATCGCAACAGCTTCGATTCGGGAGACTGGTTCAACAGCTACGACCCGACGGGCGCGCGACACGGATTCGGCCGTGGGCTGCCCCCGCGCAACGACAACGCGGCCAGCTGGCCGCTGCAGCGCGAGCGGCTGGTCGATACCGCGCTGGTGCCGTCGCCGGCAGCGGTGCGCTTCACGCGCGCCGCCTTCCTCGACCTGCTGCGCATCCGCGCGAGCTCCACACTCTTCCGGCTGCGCACGGCGGGGGAGGTGCGCACCCGACTGCGCTTTGCCAACGTGGGGCGTGCGCAGCAGCCCACGGTGGTCGCCGCCCATCTTGATGGCCGTGGACTGGCGGGTGCCAACTTCGCCGACCTGCTGTACGCCGTGAACGCCGACACGGTGGCGCACGAGGTGACAGTCCCGTGGCTGGCCGGCGCACCGCTGCAGCTGCATCCGGTGCTGGGCGCCCCCACGGCGGCCGACGCGCGCGTCCACAGCGCCCGCTGGGACCGTGCGCGTGGTGTGCTCACGGTGCCGCCACGCACCGCTGTGGTCTGGGGACGCCGCTAGTGCGGCACCGGTTGGGCGTTTCGCCCGTCGCCCCATGCAATAGCTTGCGCCCATGAACACGCGCAGTGAAATCTCTGCCTACGACACGTGGCAGGTGGGACGGGTGCCCGTCATGGACGCGGTGGTGGCCGTGGCGTCCAAGCCGGGCGTCATGGCCCACGGTGGTGCCGACGCCCCCGCCGGCATGCTGGCCGAAGCCGTGGCCGCCCGCCTGCCGTCGGCCGTTGGGGTACGGTCCCTGCACCTGGGCAGCGGCAATGGGCTCGTGCCCGCCGTGGCACAGGCTGTGGGTTTTGCGCCGCTCGCCTTCGACCGGTACGCGGCGAACGCCGAGGCCACCCGACGGTCGCTGCTCGCCTCCGCTCCCCAGGGCGAGCACGACGGCCACCCCGCACCGGCCGTGTTCCACGCGGCGTGCGTCAATCCGCACGTGGAGGCGGGCTCGTGCGAGCTGGCGACCATTCGCATTCCAACCGATAAGCTGGGCGTGCAGCTGGCCGTGGTGGAAGCCTTCCGCGCTCTCGCGGTGGGGGGACGGTGTCTGCTGGCGGGGGCGAACGACGAAGGCGCCAA
This genomic interval carries:
- the typA gene encoding translational GTPase TypA translates to MEIRNVAIIAHVDHGKTTLVDKMLRQAGAFRENQVVEERVMDSNPLEKERGITILAKNTSIRWKDTKINIVDTPGHADFGGEVERILRMVDGVLLVVDAFDGPMPQTRFVLRKALELGRTPIIVINKIDRPGADPLRVHDEVLSLFIELEATEEQLDSPVVYCSAKNGISTLDLDQEAVDFEPLFETIVKTVPPPPTDKDGPFQMLVSTIDYSAYLGRMAIGRIERGMVHMGDSITLVTPDNSAAPVRGRVTKLYGYEGLERVEIQEASAGEIVLLAGFENVDIGTTLTDPNTPEALEGISVEEPTISVDFVVNNSPFAGKDGKFVTSRQIRERLYKELERNVALRVEDSDTTDAWSVSGRGELHLSILMETMRREGFEFQVSRPRVITRIDDNGQKLEPFEELAIDVPEDYLGVVIEKLGPRKAEMIEMKNPGQGLVRLLYRVPARGLFGYRSEFLTDTRGTGIMHHRFLEYGPWAGPLSGRSRGVLVSMENGTIIAFALFSLQERSTLFVTPGDAVYEGMLIGENSRPGDMDVNPCKEKKLTNMRSKGADEAIVLEPPRQITLESALEYIEDDELIEVTPQSIRLRKRMLAASDRKRVTREVKRERDRASA
- a CDS encoding alpha-1,6-glucosidase domain-containing protein, yielding MRSSLRPLTAAVLLGAAGSAAAQPLSAGDCTAETHARLLQPVQGHPAAARAVWLDARTLRWPQAPLDSGRFVLYASRGASLTVRPGERVVGATDTVLLVVRTGSLAAPLAQATRHVLPGATLSLARGRPVSRTLLAAPLVLVREDGEGRVLAATHTQTARAIDALYATAAESVTLGARPTTGQRTRFALWAPTAREVAVCLHEGTGGARLVPLHPDTVSGVWEATVPDAPQGTAYRYVVDVHVPGTGIVRNRVTDPWSLALTANSAQSVVVDLDDPTLAPPGWNRRRPPALAHAVDQVIYELHVRDFSVQDERVPVAHRGRYLAFTDTASHGMRHLQALARAGVTDVHLLPVFDLASIPEIGCHTPDVRGTPAGEEQQATVMATAGSDCFNWGYDPLHYTVPEGSYASDAGAYQARIREFRQMVLALNAAGVRVGMDVVYNHTTAAGQSPQSVLDRIVPGYFHRLDADGRVATSTCCANTATEHRLMAKLMIESAVTWVRHYGVSSFRFDLMGHQPRAAMERLQRAVNAAAGTTVPLIGEGWNFGEVADGRRFVQASQRALGGSGIATFSDRARDAIRGGSALDDGVAQLRHQGWVNGLGYAPNTERQQLDTPAADRAALLEAADLVRLGLAGTLRDYRFVTASGAVQSGASLRYGDQPAGYVHTPAEVVNYVENHDNTTLFDANVLKLPRGTTMDDRARVQLLASALVLFSQGIAYVHAGQELLRSKSLDRNSFDSGDWFNSYDPTGARHGFGRGLPPRNDNAASWPLQRERLVDTALVPSPAAVRFTRAAFLDLLRIRASSTLFRLRTAGEVRTRLRFANVGRAQQPTVVAAHLDGRGLAGANFADLLYAVNADTVAHEVTVPWLAGAPLQLHPVLGAPTAADARVHSARWDRARGVLTVPPRTAVVWGRR